In the genome of Cutibacterium equinum, one region contains:
- a CDS encoding LacI family DNA-binding transcriptional regulator, with protein MGRTTIKDIARIAGVSPGAVSFALNDKPGVSEATRARIKALAKDMGWRPNVAAKALSANRAGAVGLVIARDDRSFAGEGFFLHLIAGMEEVLAPARTALVLQLVGSLEEECEIHRQWWAQHRVDGVVLVDPARNDPRWPLMSQIAMPCTVVGATKDTPLPGVHTDDAAAARSIVNHLADRGHRRIAHIGGDPSLEHSMVRRRVFAQQAQTRGVVVIEAAASDYSEQSGLQETSALVSRPDRPTAIVYDNEVLTLGGMTSLTQHRLRVPDDVSVVSFEDSPTCRVIPPGITALRRDPSILGRDAVAMLMSIIDGHDVEDITEEPPELVVRGSIGQP; from the coding sequence ATGGGCAGGACGACGATCAAGGACATCGCCAGAATCGCCGGTGTGTCGCCAGGTGCGGTGTCCTTCGCCCTCAACGACAAGCCCGGTGTTTCTGAGGCCACCCGAGCTCGTATCAAGGCGTTGGCCAAAGACATGGGATGGCGTCCCAACGTCGCAGCGAAGGCGTTGTCGGCCAACCGCGCGGGTGCCGTCGGTCTGGTCATTGCCCGTGACGATCGCAGTTTTGCCGGGGAAGGCTTCTTCCTGCACCTCATCGCGGGGATGGAGGAGGTTCTCGCTCCCGCGCGAACTGCCTTGGTGTTGCAGCTGGTCGGCTCCCTCGAGGAGGAGTGTGAGATCCATCGACAGTGGTGGGCCCAGCATCGCGTGGACGGCGTCGTCCTGGTCGATCCGGCACGCAATGACCCGCGATGGCCCCTCATGTCCCAGATCGCCATGCCGTGCACGGTTGTCGGAGCAACCAAGGACACCCCACTGCCGGGTGTTCACACTGACGACGCCGCTGCTGCGCGAAGCATCGTCAACCATTTGGCTGACCGAGGTCACCGTCGCATTGCGCATATTGGCGGTGACCCGAGCCTCGAGCACAGCATGGTGCGACGCCGAGTCTTTGCCCAACAAGCGCAGACTCGCGGAGTCGTCGTCATCGAGGCAGCAGCCAGTGATTACTCCGAGCAATCCGGGCTGCAGGAAACCAGTGCACTTGTGTCCCGGCCGGACCGTCCCACCGCCATTGTCTATGACAACGAAGTATTGACCTTGGGGGGCATGACCTCCTTGACACAGCACCGGCTGCGGGTCCCCGACGACGTCTCGGTGGTGTCCTTCGAGGATTCCCCGACATGCCGGGTGATACCCCCCGGGATCACCGCGTTGCGTCGTGATCCGTCCATTCTGGGAAGGGACGCGGTCGCGATGCTCATGAGCATCATTGATGGCCATGACGTCGAGGACATCACCGAGGAGCCGCCTGAACTCGTCGTCCGGGGTTCCATAGGTCAGCCCTG
- a CDS encoding alpha-mannosidase, with protein MHDHAPILDGRVHRHLAEKIRPAETTTVCQLDVEWAPVTDTAEGPNCRPGIRGQGEPISISAGLALNYEPFRVGDPWGPPWGTTWLHLTATVPPKHRDDHLEMIVDLGGVWDSPGFQSEGLVVRPDGSVIKALNPRNTWIPVEADADGHIDVYVEAVSNPILLAQPPFQPTEDGDKLTASTEAYYTLKRADLVVVHDEVRELIADIVTLSGLAAQLPEDSERRWEIRRALDRSMDRINLGDVSSSASAARAELAPALARRAHDSAQTMTAIGHAHIDSAWLWPLRETRRKVARTISNQLNLIENDPTHLFAFPAAQHSAWLEEDHPDLFARLRKAVADGRIIPVGGMWVESDANLPGGEAMCRQLLYGQRYFMEKFGHHCPEVWLPDSFGYSGALPQLAKLAGARWFLTQKISWNQVDKFPHHSFWWEGIDGTRIFTHFPPADTYGSDLSAHDLEHARSNFQDKGRANSSLVPFGYGDGGGGPTREMLAQARRVADLDGSPKVAIEPPATFFTRAESEHEDPGTWVGELYLELHRGTFTSQYEVKKGNRRNEHLLRDAELWCATAAVRGLMDYPGQRLAEIWRTICLYQFHDILPGSAIAWVYREVVADHRRISDELTELIHHAQELLAGDGDEEVVFDSAPMTRPWASTVAMGAGVAPAVTEGVQAEQTADGFVVDNGLLRMTVDRHGLITHLVDTTSGRDAIPAGQRGNLLQIHPDFPNMWDAWDIDPFYANNVTDLDTGEATMTRSGESVTISVTRTFGDSSATQSLTVNPGDPRVKVRTHVDWHERDSLLKLAWPVDVHTDHADYEIEMGHITRPTHTNTSWDAFRFEVHAHRWVYLSEPGFGVAIANSGTYGWNVSRHPKDNGGTWSVARASLLKGARFPDPRADEGEHDFFHTLHVGADLTDAVRDGYAANLCVRRRQGSPVEPLVSVEGIAVEAVKLAEDGSGDVIVRLYEPYGRHVHTTMKLGFDATSAIETDLLEEPLDGNPRAQVAASVISADLADGVVGLSMRPFQVATLRLGRDR; from the coding sequence ATGCATGATCACGCCCCCATACTTGACGGCCGGGTGCACCGCCATCTCGCTGAGAAGATCCGCCCCGCCGAAACCACCACGGTGTGCCAACTCGACGTCGAGTGGGCTCCCGTCACTGACACCGCCGAGGGACCGAACTGTCGCCCCGGAATCCGCGGACAGGGAGAGCCCATTTCGATCAGCGCCGGACTGGCCCTCAACTACGAGCCCTTCCGTGTGGGCGACCCGTGGGGACCACCGTGGGGGACGACCTGGCTCCACCTCACCGCGACCGTGCCACCAAAACACCGCGACGATCACCTCGAGATGATCGTCGACCTCGGCGGCGTCTGGGACTCCCCCGGCTTCCAGTCCGAGGGCCTCGTGGTACGTCCGGATGGGTCGGTCATCAAGGCTCTCAACCCGCGCAACACGTGGATTCCCGTCGAGGCTGACGCCGACGGTCACATTGACGTCTACGTCGAGGCAGTTTCCAACCCGATCCTGCTGGCCCAGCCCCCCTTCCAACCCACCGAGGACGGCGACAAACTCACGGCCTCCACCGAGGCCTACTACACCCTCAAGCGAGCCGACCTCGTCGTCGTCCATGACGAGGTCCGTGAACTCATCGCCGACATCGTCACTCTGTCCGGGCTGGCTGCCCAATTGCCGGAGGACTCCGAGCGTCGCTGGGAGATCCGTCGCGCCTTGGACCGTTCCATGGACAGAATCAATCTGGGTGACGTCTCCTCGTCGGCCTCAGCAGCTCGTGCCGAGTTAGCCCCCGCCCTGGCTCGTCGGGCCCACGACTCTGCCCAGACGATGACGGCCATTGGCCACGCTCACATCGACTCAGCCTGGTTGTGGCCGCTACGGGAGACCCGACGCAAGGTCGCCCGAACGATCTCCAATCAGCTCAATCTCATCGAGAACGACCCCACCCATCTCTTCGCCTTCCCGGCTGCTCAGCACTCGGCATGGCTGGAGGAGGACCACCCTGACCTTTTCGCCAGGTTGCGCAAGGCCGTCGCGGACGGCCGGATCATCCCGGTCGGAGGCATGTGGGTGGAGTCTGACGCCAATCTGCCTGGTGGCGAGGCGATGTGCCGTCAGCTGCTGTATGGGCAGCGCTACTTCATGGAGAAGTTCGGCCACCACTGCCCCGAGGTGTGGCTGCCGGACTCCTTCGGGTACTCGGGAGCCCTGCCTCAGCTGGCCAAACTGGCCGGTGCGCGCTGGTTCCTGACCCAGAAGATCTCGTGGAACCAGGTCGACAAGTTCCCCCACCACTCCTTCTGGTGGGAGGGAATCGACGGGACCCGTATCTTCACCCATTTCCCACCCGCCGACACCTACGGTTCCGACCTGTCAGCCCACGACCTTGAGCATGCCCGGTCCAACTTCCAGGACAAGGGGCGTGCCAATTCCTCCTTGGTCCCCTTCGGCTACGGGGATGGTGGCGGCGGCCCCACCCGCGAGATGCTCGCCCAGGCCCGTCGCGTCGCGGATCTCGACGGATCCCCCAAGGTGGCCATCGAGCCCCCCGCCACCTTCTTCACCCGTGCCGAGTCCGAACACGAGGACCCCGGCACCTGGGTCGGAGAGCTCTACCTTGAGTTGCATCGTGGCACCTTCACCAGCCAGTACGAGGTCAAGAAGGGCAACCGTCGCAACGAGCACCTGCTGCGCGACGCCGAGCTGTGGTGCGCCACCGCAGCCGTGCGCGGCCTCATGGACTACCCCGGCCAGAGACTCGCCGAGATCTGGCGGACGATCTGCCTCTACCAGTTCCACGACATTCTGCCCGGATCGGCCATCGCCTGGGTGTATCGCGAGGTCGTCGCCGACCATCGTCGCATCTCCGATGAGCTGACCGAACTCATCCACCATGCCCAGGAACTACTGGCCGGAGACGGTGACGAGGAGGTCGTCTTCGATTCCGCTCCGATGACCCGTCCGTGGGCCTCCACCGTGGCCATGGGGGCCGGGGTCGCTCCGGCCGTCACTGAGGGGGTTCAGGCCGAGCAGACGGCTGATGGATTCGTCGTCGACAACGGCTTGTTGCGCATGACCGTCGACCGTCACGGCCTCATCACCCATCTCGTCGACACTACGTCGGGTCGCGACGCCATCCCGGCGGGTCAACGTGGCAACCTCCTTCAAATTCACCCTGACTTCCCGAACATGTGGGACGCCTGGGACATCGATCCCTTCTATGCCAACAACGTCACCGACCTGGATACCGGCGAGGCCACCATGACCCGCAGCGGTGAGTCGGTGACCATCAGCGTCACGAGAACCTTCGGGGATTCCAGCGCCACCCAGTCCCTGACCGTCAATCCGGGCGACCCGCGCGTCAAGGTGCGCACCCATGTCGACTGGCACGAACGCGACAGCCTGCTCAAGCTGGCCTGGCCCGTCGACGTCCACACCGACCACGCCGACTACGAGATCGAGATGGGGCACATCACCCGCCCCACCCACACCAACACGTCGTGGGATGCCTTCCGCTTCGAGGTCCATGCCCATCGCTGGGTGTACCTCTCCGAGCCCGGTTTCGGTGTGGCCATCGCCAACTCCGGCACCTACGGGTGGAATGTGTCTCGCCATCCCAAGGACAACGGCGGCACATGGTCGGTGGCGCGTGCCTCCCTCCTCAAGGGTGCCCGCTTCCCTGATCCGCGCGCTGACGAGGGAGAACATGACTTCTTCCACACGCTTCACGTGGGAGCCGACCTCACCGACGCCGTGCGTGACGGGTACGCCGCCAACCTGTGCGTGCGTCGTCGTCAAGGGTCGCCGGTCGAACCCTTGGTCAGCGTCGAGGGCATCGCTGTGGAAGCCGTCAAGCTCGCTGAGGACGGCTCGGGCGACGTCATCGTGCGGCTGTATGAACCCTACGGGCGTCACGTTCACACCACGATGAAGCTGGGCTTTGATGCCACATCGGCCATTGAGACGGATCTGCTCGAGGAACCTCTCGATGGCAACCCGCGCGCCCAGGTCGCCGCGTCGGTCATCTCTGCCGACCTTGCTGACGGCGTCGTCGGTCTGTCCATGCGCCCCTTCCAGGTGGCGACCCTGAGGTTGGGACGTGACCGATGA
- a CDS encoding glycoside hydrolase 5 family protein: protein MKIGVNYTPSQGWFHSWLDLDLDATRRDFEAISGLGLDHVRIFPLWPLLQPNRGLVRPRALDDVVAVVRAADEFGLEVTVDALNGHLSSYDFLPSWVVTWHESNLFTDPLVKAGQTDLISQLARRLREEPNVTGMTVGNEFPQYAALAPGHCHPTRSECTVDQAQTWLETMLGTMRNQWPDGRFWFGFDDDLWFVDDHPFTPRHAVTQGSSTTVHSWVFAQVGPRFGQGHPALTWFPRYLLELARAWSPDPDRRLWLQEVGAPRTHVPDDQAADFVTSSLTSVSTTPGLEAVTWWCSHDVSDQLLDFPELEYSLGLFTNDGRPKPEACALSDMLPDLRTAQPQDQPDEPLEFSADWVTGMGRSACSPMGSLFASWVDEAVRTGRAPKLALSQPDQYAHHGHQVMSAH, encoded by the coding sequence ATGAAGATTGGCGTCAATTACACCCCATCCCAGGGATGGTTCCACAGCTGGCTTGACCTCGATCTCGACGCGACCCGGCGAGACTTCGAGGCCATCTCGGGACTCGGTCTCGATCACGTCCGCATCTTTCCTCTCTGGCCGTTGTTGCAGCCCAATCGCGGCCTGGTGCGCCCTCGCGCCCTCGATGACGTCGTTGCCGTCGTGCGGGCGGCCGACGAATTCGGCCTTGAGGTCACCGTCGATGCCCTCAACGGGCACCTGTCCAGCTACGACTTCCTGCCCTCCTGGGTGGTCACCTGGCACGAGTCGAATCTCTTTACTGATCCGCTCGTCAAGGCTGGTCAGACCGACCTCATCAGCCAGCTGGCACGACGCCTGCGCGAGGAGCCGAACGTCACTGGCATGACGGTGGGTAACGAGTTTCCGCAATATGCCGCGCTGGCCCCCGGCCATTGTCATCCGACCCGCAGCGAGTGCACCGTTGACCAGGCACAGACGTGGTTGGAGACGATGCTTGGAACCATGCGGAACCAGTGGCCTGACGGCCGATTCTGGTTCGGATTCGACGACGACCTGTGGTTCGTTGACGACCATCCGTTCACCCCGCGCCACGCAGTGACCCAGGGTTCCTCGACGACCGTCCATTCCTGGGTGTTCGCACAGGTCGGGCCGCGATTCGGACAAGGACATCCCGCTCTGACCTGGTTCCCGCGCTATCTGCTCGAGCTGGCCCGGGCGTGGAGCCCTGATCCCGATCGTCGGCTGTGGCTGCAGGAAGTTGGTGCGCCCCGCACCCACGTCCCCGACGACCAGGCGGCCGACTTCGTGACGTCATCCCTGACCTCGGTGTCCACCACCCCGGGCCTGGAAGCGGTGACGTGGTGGTGTTCTCACGACGTGTCCGACCAGTTGTTGGATTTCCCGGAGCTGGAGTACTCGCTCGGCCTGTTCACCAACGATGGCAGGCCGAAGCCGGAGGCCTGTGCCCTGTCAGACATGCTGCCTGACCTGCGCACCGCTCAACCCCAGGACCAGCCAGATGAGCCGTTGGAGTTCAGCGCGGACTGGGTCACCGGAATGGGGCGCTCAGCGTGCTCGCCGATGGGTAGTCTCTTTGCCAGCTGGGTCGACGAAGCAGTGCGGACCGGGCGGGCTCCCAAGCTCGCGCTGAGCCAGCCTGACCAGTATGCCCACCACGGGCATCAAGTGATGTCCGCCCACTGA
- a CDS encoding beta-N-acetylhexosaminidase has product MTTHPVDLLVPRPQHSEVREGFLSLAEPTIATVADDDEIALLNHCLGAACGVVFHRADSGPVRVDVDPSLPAEGYRLDVTQDSLTISASDMEGLRHAAQTVVGLLPVEAWMPGTMAGPVEIPCCRVEDEPALAWRGMHVDVARHFQPLRWLFDFIDELAWHKFNILHLHLTDDQGWRFEVKALPELTRTGSWRESTSVLADLDTQDGTPHGGFYTQDQLRALVRYAHGRGITIVPEIDVPGHVRSLLAAYPQFGDGQKRPVATTFGIFDEVLELTDATLHAVEQIFTELLDVFDSPWIHIGGDECPTVQWRDNPAADALAHAHGLEHGEQIQRWFTEHLRDWLESHGRIAVAWDEVIEHGEVPGAVVMSWRGVEPGQRAMAQGHPVVMSRSDMLYFDHYQSDDPNEPHAIGGHTPWQKVAELDPWEGVGEANRANLLGIQGQLWSEYIPDPRQMEYMAFPRASVLAEVAWRGSVDDPTFADRLACHVERLRAAGVNARPLDGPLPWQQGGSGARRRNN; this is encoded by the coding sequence ATGACCACTCATCCGGTAGACCTTCTTGTTCCCCGACCACAGCACAGCGAGGTTCGTGAGGGATTCCTGTCCCTGGCTGAACCGACAATCGCGACGGTCGCTGACGACGACGAGATCGCCCTTCTCAACCACTGTCTCGGTGCCGCCTGCGGAGTCGTGTTTCATCGGGCCGACAGCGGCCCGGTCCGGGTTGACGTCGATCCCTCCCTGCCTGCCGAGGGGTACCGCCTCGACGTGACCCAGGATTCGTTGACGATCTCGGCCTCTGACATGGAGGGGCTGCGACATGCCGCCCAGACTGTTGTGGGGCTGCTCCCGGTTGAGGCGTGGATGCCGGGGACCATGGCTGGCCCCGTCGAGATTCCGTGCTGCCGAGTCGAGGATGAACCAGCCCTGGCATGGCGAGGAATGCACGTTGACGTGGCCCGGCATTTCCAGCCGCTGCGTTGGCTGTTCGATTTCATCGACGAATTGGCCTGGCACAAGTTCAACATTCTTCACCTGCATCTGACCGACGACCAGGGGTGGAGATTTGAGGTCAAGGCCCTGCCTGAGCTGACAAGAACCGGTTCCTGGCGCGAATCCACCAGCGTGCTGGCCGACCTCGACACCCAGGACGGCACCCCGCATGGCGGCTTCTACACCCAGGACCAGCTTCGAGCCCTGGTCCGCTACGCCCATGGTCGCGGGATCACCATCGTCCCGGAGATCGACGTGCCAGGCCACGTCCGCTCCCTGTTGGCCGCCTACCCGCAGTTCGGGGATGGGCAGAAGCGTCCAGTGGCGACCACCTTCGGTATCTTCGATGAGGTTCTCGAGCTGACAGACGCGACCTTGCACGCCGTCGAGCAGATTTTCACCGAGCTGCTCGACGTGTTCGATTCGCCGTGGATCCACATTGGCGGCGATGAGTGCCCGACCGTCCAGTGGCGCGACAATCCTGCCGCCGATGCCCTGGCCCATGCCCACGGGTTGGAACACGGCGAGCAGATCCAGCGCTGGTTCACCGAGCACCTGCGGGACTGGCTGGAATCCCACGGTCGCATCGCGGTGGCCTGGGATGAGGTCATCGAGCACGGCGAGGTGCCTGGAGCTGTCGTCATGAGCTGGCGTGGCGTCGAACCTGGTCAGCGAGCCATGGCCCAAGGTCACCCCGTCGTCATGAGCCGCAGCGACATGCTCTACTTCGATCACTACCAGTCCGACGATCCCAACGAACCCCACGCCATCGGAGGTCACACCCCGTGGCAGAAGGTGGCCGAGCTCGACCCGTGGGAGGGGGTTGGGGAGGCCAACCGCGCCAACCTTCTCGGCATCCAGGGCCAGTTGTGGAGCGAGTACATCCCTGATCCTCGCCAGATGGAGTACATGGCCTTCCCGCGCGCCAGCGTGCTCGCCGAGGTCGCCTGGCGTGGCAGCGTCGATGACCCCACCTTCGCGGATCGTCTGGCCTGTCATGTGGAACGGCTTCGTGCCGCAGGCGTCAATGCTCGTCCCCTTGACGGCCCGCTGCCCTGGCAACAGGGCGGTAGCGGCGCGCGACGTCGCAACAACTGA
- the coaD gene encoding pantetheine-phosphate adenylyltransferase: protein MKAVFSGSFDPITLGHVDIVTRAAELVDQVVVGVAVNSAKNGIFSMEERVAFVRDAVADIPGVEVALVDGLLVDFCTEQGADAIIRGLRFGGDFDYELQMAHLNKAMSGIETILLPAGREFGTISSSMIRSAACNGGNVSQFVPAIVDAALKEKFPRS, encoded by the coding sequence GTGAAAGCAGTTTTCTCAGGATCCTTTGACCCCATCACTCTCGGCCACGTCGACATCGTGACCCGAGCCGCCGAGCTTGTTGACCAGGTCGTCGTCGGGGTGGCGGTCAACTCAGCCAAGAACGGCATTTTCTCCATGGAGGAGCGGGTGGCCTTCGTGCGGGATGCCGTCGCCGACATCCCCGGTGTCGAGGTCGCCCTCGTTGACGGGTTGCTCGTCGACTTCTGCACCGAGCAGGGGGCTGACGCGATCATTCGTGGGCTGCGCTTTGGTGGGGATTTTGACTACGAGCTCCAGATGGCACACCTCAACAAGGCCATGAGCGGGATCGAGACGATCCTGCTGCCGGCCGGACGCGAATTCGGCACGATCAGCTCATCCATGATTCGCTCGGCAGCATGCAATGGGGGCAACGTCTCCCAGTTCGTGCCAGCCATCGTCGATGCCGCCTTGAAAGAGAAGTTCCCGCGCTCCTGA
- a CDS encoding RsmD family RNA methyltransferase — MATPSGRLTRPTTDRVREAVFSALAAWNATADEAPEDQLAGQAFCDLFAGSGAVALEAASRGASPVVAVDRDRAACTVMKENSRATRLAIEVAPQPVSAFLGETRQTFDIVWFDPPYDVDDEVVDSLISSATHSALADDGVVVVERSRRSRAPRFPEGFESWDSRYGETVVYYAQRNREPVEQQ; from the coding sequence CTGGCCACCCCGTCAGGACGTCTCACCCGTCCGACGACCGATCGGGTGCGCGAGGCCGTCTTCTCAGCCCTGGCAGCCTGGAACGCAACGGCTGACGAGGCCCCCGAGGATCAGCTTGCCGGGCAGGCTTTTTGCGACCTGTTCGCAGGGTCGGGAGCAGTGGCTCTCGAAGCCGCCAGTCGCGGGGCCTCCCCGGTCGTCGCCGTTGATCGGGATCGTGCCGCGTGCACCGTCATGAAGGAGAACTCACGAGCCACACGACTGGCGATTGAGGTAGCCCCCCAACCGGTGTCGGCATTTCTGGGCGAGACTCGGCAGACCTTTGACATCGTCTGGTTCGACCCTCCCTACGACGTGGATGACGAGGTCGTGGACTCCCTCATCTCCTCCGCGACGCACAGCGCCCTCGCCGATGACGGCGTGGTGGTGGTGGAGAGGTCACGGCGAAGTCGAGCCCCCCGGTTTCCGGAAGGATTCGAATCGTGGGATTCTCGTTATGGTGAAACCGTCGTCTACTACGCCCAACGCAACCGTGAACCCGTGGAGCAGCAGTGA
- a CDS encoding pyridoxamine 5'-phosphate oxidase family protein, which yields MINEENPITNVPEDSCWGYLDTAEVGRLATSVDNQPEVFPVNYVVDGQSIVFRTAAGSKLEDIVTNNRVAFEADGWTEETGWSVVVRGKAEVITDEAELALCDKMPLLPWVPTVKRNYVRIQGDQITGRTFAFGPEPKDN from the coding sequence ATGATCAATGAGGAGAACCCGATCACCAACGTCCCAGAGGACAGCTGCTGGGGCTACCTGGACACCGCTGAGGTCGGTCGTCTGGCCACCAGTGTCGATAACCAACCTGAGGTATTCCCCGTCAACTACGTCGTCGACGGACAGAGCATCGTCTTCCGCACCGCCGCTGGAAGCAAGCTTGAGGACATCGTCACCAACAATCGTGTTGCCTTCGAGGCTGACGGCTGGACCGAAGAGACCGGCTGGTCGGTCGTGGTGCGTGGCAAGGCCGAGGTCATCACCGACGAGGCCGAGCTTGCCCTGTGCGACAAGATGCCGCTCCTACCGTGGGTGCCGACCGTGAAGCGCAACTACGTGCGTATCCAGGGCGATCAGATCACCGGCCGTACCTTCGCCTTCGGCCCAGAGCCCAAGGACAACTGA
- a CDS encoding ATP-dependent DNA helicase RecG yields MEPAARRVLCRLDVVVCRYGDDVNTVTRWRTRTQQELHRPLAEAVGAKTAKAFSAMHVETVGDALGHLPRRYLTGTQTTDLSSLVIDTEVAVVADVVGVEVHTNKTITGRERRPRQRLEVMLSDGNARLPVTFFGKPHIVSYWQRIFSAHTHGIFVGKVGQFRGNPQLVHPDFVMIDRNGKVVAGREEGKVMAAQVQRHGLLGLYPQTSKLRTWEIASVESMLLESTPELEDTLPEWLRREADLPSLWQAYHAIHHPHSVEEAHRGAERLVWEEAIATQVTMAVRRRHADTHDAPVCRRRDDGLLAAFEARLPFTPTAGQDEVSHTIDTDLSSDHPMHRLLQGEVGSGKTFVALRAMLQVVDAGYQAVLLAPTEVLAQQHHATITGMLGELASGGGLDAPENSTGVALLTGSMKTAGTRAALADIASGAAGIIIGTHALLSGKVIYNNIGLVVVDEQHRFGVEQRSILTSGDSARPHELVLTATPIPRTVAMTVFGDLEVSTLKELPSGRAEIQTTVVDLPAHSSWLARAWQRIREECESGHQVFVVCPRISSDDADDTEGDRPPTAAVEELAPQLASGPLSGLRIDALHSRLDSDEKTAVMDRFSSGESQVLVSTTVIEVGVDVPNATMMVIMDADRFGVSQLHQLRGRIGRGKLPGLCLLVTTAPAGSTARERLAAVASSRDGFELAELDLAQRHEGNVLGSSQSGYSSPLRLLRVLDHAEIVTASKDLAERWVRESPEDPRLLDVVTATEMLAEGDLMEQG; encoded by the coding sequence ATGGAACCCGCCGCAAGGCGGGTTCTTTGTCGTTTGGATGTCGTTGTCTGCCGATACGGTGACGACGTGAATACAGTGACCCGGTGGCGCACCCGCACCCAGCAGGAGCTTCATCGTCCGTTGGCTGAAGCGGTGGGCGCCAAGACAGCCAAGGCCTTCTCAGCCATGCACGTCGAGACCGTGGGCGACGCCCTGGGTCACCTGCCACGTCGCTATCTGACGGGCACACAGACCACAGATCTGTCCAGCCTCGTCATTGACACCGAGGTCGCTGTCGTGGCTGATGTCGTCGGCGTCGAGGTTCACACCAACAAGACCATCACAGGTCGGGAGAGGCGGCCTCGTCAACGACTCGAGGTCATGCTCTCCGACGGCAACGCGCGGCTTCCCGTCACCTTTTTCGGCAAGCCGCACATCGTCTCGTACTGGCAGCGCATTTTCTCTGCCCATACTCACGGCATCTTCGTGGGCAAGGTGGGCCAGTTCCGGGGCAATCCCCAACTTGTTCACCCCGACTTCGTCATGATCGACCGCAATGGCAAGGTCGTGGCGGGCCGTGAGGAGGGCAAGGTCATGGCTGCCCAGGTGCAACGCCACGGCCTGCTGGGTCTGTATCCGCAGACCTCCAAGTTGCGCACCTGGGAGATCGCCTCGGTGGAGTCGATGCTTCTGGAGTCCACCCCCGAACTCGAGGACACCCTGCCCGAATGGCTGCGCCGGGAGGCTGATCTGCCGAGCCTGTGGCAGGCCTACCACGCCATCCACCACCCTCACTCGGTGGAGGAAGCCCATCGCGGTGCCGAGCGACTGGTCTGGGAGGAGGCCATCGCCACCCAGGTGACGATGGCCGTGCGTCGACGTCACGCCGACACTCATGATGCGCCGGTGTGCCGACGTCGTGACGACGGCCTGCTGGCGGCTTTCGAAGCGAGGCTCCCGTTCACCCCGACTGCAGGTCAGGACGAAGTCAGCCACACCATTGACACCGACCTGTCCTCCGATCACCCCATGCACCGGCTGCTACAAGGCGAGGTGGGTTCTGGTAAGACCTTCGTGGCCTTGCGAGCCATGCTCCAAGTTGTCGACGCTGGGTACCAGGCGGTCTTGCTGGCGCCCACTGAGGTTCTTGCCCAGCAGCATCACGCCACGATCACCGGGATGCTGGGAGAGCTGGCCTCCGGTGGTGGTCTGGACGCCCCGGAGAACTCCACGGGGGTTGCCTTGCTCACCGGCTCGATGAAGACAGCTGGCACCCGAGCCGCTCTGGCCGATATTGCCTCGGGGGCAGCCGGAATCATCATCGGAACCCATGCCCTGTTGTCGGGAAAGGTCATCTACAACAACATCGGTCTGGTCGTCGTCGATGAGCAGCACCGCTTCGGCGTCGAGCAGCGCAGCATTCTGACCAGTGGGGACAGCGCTCGACCTCACGAGCTCGTCCTCACCGCAACACCCATTCCCCGCACTGTTGCCATGACGGTTTTCGGTGATCTTGAGGTGTCGACCCTGAAAGAGCTGCCGTCGGGACGTGCCGAGATCCAGACCACCGTCGTCGATCTGCCAGCCCACAGTTCATGGCTCGCTCGCGCGTGGCAGCGCATCCGGGAGGAGTGCGAGTCTGGCCACCAGGTGTTCGTGGTGTGTCCGCGTATCAGCAGCGACGACGCCGACGACACCGAGGGCGACCGTCCCCCGACGGCTGCGGTCGAGGAGCTTGCCCCGCAATTGGCATCCGGTCCGCTATCAGGGCTACGCATTGACGCCCTTCATTCTCGGCTGGACTCCGATGAGAAGACCGCCGTCATGGATCGGTTCTCCAGCGGTGAATCCCAGGTCCTTGTTTCCACCACGGTGATTGAGGTGGGCGTCGACGTCCCCAACGCGACCATGATGGTCATCATGGACGCCGATCGCTTCGGCGTGTCTCAGCTGCACCAGTTGCGCGGACGAATCGGGCGAGGCAAGCTTCCGGGCCTATGCCTGCTGGTGACGACGGCCCCGGCCGGGTCGACTGCCCGTGAGCGGCTCGCCGCAGTGGCCTCATCTCGTGACGGATTCGAGCTGGCCGAATTGGACCTGGCCCAGCGTCATGAGGGCAATGTGCTCGGATCCTCTCAGTCGGGATATTCCTCGCCGCTGCGGTTGTTGCGGGTGCTGGACCACGCCGAGATCGTCACTGCATCCAAGGATCTCGCGGAGCGGTGGGTCAGGGAGAGTCCAGAGGATCCCAGGCTGCTCGACGTCGTCACCGCGACGGAGATGCTGGCTGAGGGCGATCTCATGGAGCAGGGGTGA